The stretch of DNA aagTAGAGCGAAACTACGTATACTGTTGAGGGGTTAGCATGTTTTGATAGAAGGGGTGTATCATGTATGAGGGGGATAGTAGCAGGGAGATAATAAGATTAGATAGATGTGAAGGGGACGAGAAACATTCGTTGGGAGTGACTGTGAAGAAGAGCGGTAGAGGTGTACAACATGCTCTAAGTCATGAACAGGTCCACAGTCTCTTCTAGAATCGTATGGATGTATTGAGCAGCGTTACTCACAGACAGCTCTGAGTGGGGAAGTAGgttcattcctcttccttcctctccctcctgCCCTATGTATCTCCTCTAGCTCTTCGATCTCCCAGTCGCTCAGATCCCTCGTCGAGCTATGAGAGTACGATCGCGCGGTGTTGGTCGATGCACCTCTTGGACGTGACGGTCGTAgatgggaggatgatgggattGGCGAGGGTGGGGTAGGTAGACGGGGGATAGAAGTtgaggaggacgaggaggatgtaGGTGATTCGGACATGTTGGTGGGTACACTTGATCTTGAGCAGAGAGGAAATTGAtctcaaggagaagaacCTTACTTCACGTATACTTCCTACTGTggggttgttgttgttattgttgttgttgagagGAATGTCGCTCTGTCTCACAGTGATAAACTTTATTTACAATCTGCGATTTTCGATCGACGTGTTTGTCGTTGTAAGGCACTGTTGTTGGTGTTCACGCGATCATCGTCTACTGtaattgaagatgatgatgtgagtatatatatagtgaTGAGTAAGAAGTGTTAAGATAGAGATGTACACAATGGTTGTCTgttatacatatatatatatgtatgtacatgCGCTTTGTAGCAATCGAGTAGTAAGTAGTACATCATCCTCTATGATCCTATAGTACTCGTTTCACTGGAATTGATGGAATACAACTCAGGCTGAGATGCGGAGTATCCATACTCTGTTTCGTTACGTAATCTACACTATCATGCACGGTCCATCCGAATTGTGAAAATAAACTCACCGTAACCGACTCGGATAAAGAGTCGAATCAGTTACTGGCTCGTTATCATGCTGAAAACTCTACATGATACACTTGTCATCGATCCAATACAACCTTGGaaacatccttctcttgaGCAATTGACCTATTGTCTATACATCTGACATCCGGACAAAATGTCTTCAGAACAAGATTTCACCAAAAGGAAACTATGGGGGTAGGTGCTCGCTCTTATCTTTCCAAATTTGGGAAAGGTCATCAACGTTAGATTTGTAGCTTATTCATGACTGGTCTCGTAGCGGTCGATTTACAGGATCAACAGATCCACTGTGAGCTTTTTGAAGACCATAATCCTTCACACAATCCGAAAGCTAATAGTCTTCCACATACGTAGGATGCACGAATTCAACCAGTCTCTCAAATATGATAAACGAATGTACGCTGCCGATGTCAAAGGTTCAATTGCCTTTTCGAAAGCATTGTTGAAGGCTGGTATCGTGAATGAAAAGgaacagaaggagattgagaggGGATTGAAGATTGTCGAAGGTGAATGGGCTGAAggcaaggtgagttgagcgaTTGACAAATGTCACTTATTCAGAAGATATCACCTTGTAGTTTAGTATTTGATTGCAGTTTACTGATATTTATAAATTGTGTTATCAGTTCGCCATCCAGCCCGACGACGAAGATATCCACACCGCCAACGAAAGACGATTATCTGAAATTATCGGTAAAGACATTGGAGGTAAATTGCATACTGGTAGATCTAGGAATGACCAGGTTGCTACCGACATGAGAATCTGGCTCGTGAGTCGTCTGCGTCTTATCAGCTCAACTGTCAATCTCGCTTCACTGAATAGCTGATGAATCTCCCTTGAATCCGTTGTAGATGGATGAATCCGCCCAAGTCGAACAATATCTCAAAGACCTCCTGAACGTCATGGTCTCCCGAGCTGAAAAAGAAGTCGACGCCATAATGCCAGGATATACCCATCTCCAACGAGCCCAGCCCGTCCGATGGTCACACTTACTCTTATCCCACGCTCAATCGTTTTTATCTGATTTGGATAGACTCAGACAACTCCAACCTCGTATCTCGGTCTTACCATTAGGTTCAGCAGCTTTGGCAGGTAACCCTTACTCCCTCGATAGGGAATTACTCAGAAAGGAATTAGGTTTCCAATCGATCGGTGAGAACTCGATGCACGCTGTAGCGGATAGAGACTTCATTGTGGAATGGTTACAATGGGCTAGTTTGTTACAAATTCACATGTCGAGAATGGCAGAGGATTTGATCATCTACTCGTCGGCTGAATTTGGTTTCGTTCAATTGAGTGATGCTTATTCGTGAGTCATCCAAAAATTCCATATACCCCTCCTTCATTCCATAATGTTTTCACGTGGTTCAAGTGTATATCTACCATTTCGAACATGAAGGCTAATATTCGCTTGTTGTTTTACGTAGCAccggatcatccatcatgcCCCAAAAGAAGAACCCCGACTCCCTTGAATTGCTTCGAGGTAAAGCAGGACGAACCTTCGGTCAGATGGCTGGATTTATGATGTCCTTGAAAGGTGTACCATCAACTTACAACAAGGATCTGCAAGAGGATAAGGAACCATTGTTCGATGCTGTTGATACTATCTCTGCGGCGTTGAGAATCGCTGAGGGCGTGATTGCTACTTTGACTGTGAGTATTGCATTCATCAATCGGAGATATTCAAGGGGCGATGGCAGAGAATGTATCATGAGTTTAAACTCCTGCCATATGTCgttatcatcctctttcatttTCGTCTTCCAATCTAAACCAAGTGCTCATGCTGATATTTTGTAAACTCACAGATCAACCCTACAAAGATGTCCCAAGCTCTCACTATGGACATGCTAGCAACCGACATAGCAGATTACCTAGTCCGAAAGGGAGTACCATTCAGAGAGACGCATCATATCTCCGGACGATCCGTCGCTTTGGCAGAACAGCAAAAAATCCAAATCTCAGATTTGATGATGGAACAATGGAAAGAGCTCAGTGAGCATTTCACGGATGATGTGATGGACGTTTTCGATTTTGAGAACTCCGTGGAGAAACGAAATGCTATTGGTGGACCGGCTAGATCGATGATTAAGAGGCAGGTTGATATCGCCAGAGAGAGGATTGGAAAGTAATCGAATCGAGTtcgatgagaagatgaaacggtgagggaagggaaggtCAAGTGGCTGGGAATTCTATAGACGGATAGTAACTCATTGAGCATTATAGATTGATAAACTATAAAATACTCAATAATAAACATGAATATACAATCTCTTAGTATGTTAGTATCTGTGCATGCAATATTTTCAGAAAAACTGCTGTACATGAATGACACTATGCATTTGAATTGCTGAAAATGACATGAGATGAATGTCTAACGATAAAAAGTCCCTTTTATACAACTACCACTATGTAATATGAACACTCCCAATGATCAATGTCCACCTTATATACATCAACACCCCCAACTTCCATCAGAGACTTCCTTCTATCGCCTTTACTGATCACTTCCAAGCAGAAGGTATTTTCCCAATCTTGTCTTCCCACCATTccactctttctttctcttcgtcctctacAACCTTGACcaaccttccaccaccaaaCTCCCTTTCTCTCCATAAACTCTTCAAACGCTGTTCGGCATCACACCAAAAAACCTTCCATTTCCCATCATTTGTCGTTTTGAATCCATTGGATCTTTCGAAGTACCACTTGTTAATTGGATTATCCGATCGACTCCTCCATACCAAGTCCTTTCCCGTTCCTACACCCCTCAAGGATCCTATCGAGGGATTGGAAGCATCCAGTAGACCAAGACCATACGTTTCATCCCGTAAGGCGACCCAGAGGAAATCTACCGTACCATCACCTTGATGTAATGGATTAACAGCGAATTTATCCAAATAACATATTGGTTCTCTATTCAtttccaaatcatctcttccttccatcgTTACAATTGCCGCACCAGCATAATCACCCACAACAATCACGAAATCCAAATCGTTTTTCAACCTTCCATAAAATTGATCGTGATTAAGTTTCTTTTTAAAACTGGTTTCCAGTAAGTTGGTCAATTTGGGTATATTCACTTCTTCCATCGATCTAAGTACCCTGACTGGTAAACCTTTTCTGATAATCGTCGGTGTATCTCTAGTTATACCTTGTAACAAAGAATGAGGAAGGGATGCAGAATGTTTAGGTTTATTAGTTATCAAATTAGCTATCatcgatgaaggtgatcgatGAGAAACTATCAATGCAGATGATTCTTTAGGCATATATTCTAAACATCCATTTGCTAAATTCAAATTTGCCAAAGCCGTTGGATGAGTTTCCCTCCATTCAGGTTGAAAAGTTCGatttatatatgtatattcGGATGaaaggttgattgataaaTGAGGTAAACCCTGTCTTGCATAGGATGGTATACCACCTTCTTTATTGATAATCAATAATCTTAATGGCGTTAAATCGTAATTCGAATTACCcgtcgatgtcgatgtcgaagtaGATGTTGAATTTGACATTGATTTAGCCAAAGCTAATAGGACTTTATTACTCTGTATTCTAGTTGATTTACATCCTTCATCCAATGCTACAGGGAGTAAAACTGgaatttcaccttcttgaacTGCTCTTCTAACATGatctaatccttcttcttcaattaccactttcatcttctctttttcttttgaATCCGTTTGATCCACTACATGAATTCTAGCTACAGTCGAGAAGATTGGTCTAGCAATGGCTCGATGTCTAGTCAAGAAATGAACGACCCTCTCCACTTCGTGTCTGACAATTGCACGTTGTCTTTGTAATTCGAATTTATCTTTAGGTTCATTAGGAGGTAAATCATCTCTGTCTACTACTATCACACTGACCAGACCCAATTTCTGAAGGTAAGCCATACCTCTACATATGGAATCTAATTGAGCGTCCGTAAAAGGTCCTTGGATTTTGACCAGTGCAGGTCGACGAATGATGGGGTTAAGGAGAGAATTAACAAGTTGGTTTTCTTCTTTAGGCTGGGTTTCGCTTGATGTACTTCCGGGAGGAGGAATGTCATTGGTCGGTGAGGGAGGGGGAGCGAATGAGGATAGGTAAGAACGGGAATCTCGGACGGAGGGTGATGCTTGAAGGATTGAGAGGATAAAGTCCTTAAATACCTCTTATCAGTCAGGTTCGATAGTCGCAGATtgtgaaagataagaaaacTGGGTGGGACTCACATTATCCTCTGCGGCTATATCTGTGAGACCTTGGGAATCATGTTTGAGGCTGCGTTGCTATACCAATTGTCAGTTCACCTGTCCAACCACCAGTGATTGGAGCGACGAGTTGAAACTCACAATTAGACTAGGTGAaaatttccctttcctccttaTACCAGCCAAAGCATGATTTCTCACTGGTGTGAGAATACTTTGTATAGGTGCTTTCATCTTATCCCTATAGCTGGTACTTTGTTCTGCGCGAGGGGAGAATATTGTCTGGTATGATGGTCAGATGGGAAAAGAAATCAAACTCAAGTTTCTGAGAATCCAGGCTGCACCAAAATAAACACGAGCGAGTCATTTATCCGACTCAGTCAAgtggaggatggatgggattTACCGCCGGTAGCTCACAACCTATCACTAGTGGTACAGTGTATATATGCATCTGCCTATCTCATTGATCAGGTTGAACGGATGTGCATCTGGAGGTTGATGggttatatgtatatatacaaatgATGCATGATGTTCGTTGAAGACCAGAACCCCCTCTTCCCCTCGTTCTTAAGATCCATCCAATCCGGGTTTATTCGGATAAATCCACTCTCATCGACCACCTCTCAAAGCGAGTACCAAATGGATGACAGCTCCTGCGTTGATCTTGTAATCTTGAATAGCTTTATCGTCGGCCCTATGAGACATCGTCCATGACGGATCAACCATTAGTCTTTTGAGTGGGTGGAACGATGAGAAACAAAGGACTTACATGGCTTTACCACCGAAGATCAGACGTTGTTGAACGGGTGGGATACCTGCTTTCTCCTCtactctctctttcactttgTTGATCTATACCCATCCACAGAATATTTCAGCATGATGTGGTATAAAATGgtttggagaagaggaagtgaaatACTGACGGTCATATCTGGTtgaacatcgatatcgaccTAACATATCCCATCAGTATAATCATTGTATGATGTACACAtgttatcactcacctctttacctGTAAGAGTCTACACAGCAAGATATTTCAGTGAATATGACCACGACCTTCTGACGGTAACgatcaaagaaggaaagaatgaTAGCGAAGGagggaggaaaggggaaAGATGACTCGACATACCTTCACTTTAACGATcatgatgtgagtgtctgTCTGTCTCTaacttcctttcttcttctttacctctaTGATCTATCAGGTTGTCCTTGTCTCCTCTCAATCGAGTTCTGAGTGTGATTTCGAGATAGGTCGTCGTTAGTACTGTagagagagacagagagagagataggaaagagtgagtaatcGTTTTCCCCTACTAACGATGATTCAGGGTCACTGTGGGGTAAGGTCGGTGGAGGAGGTCCAGCGGCAAACACCATACATCAACGCGAcctacctttcttcttcctccttttccctttACAGTCTTACCAATACATGTCAAGTGGGAGGTGATTCGTAGGTATCTTATAGGATTAGGGAGAGTGCATGAGAAGTAGAGACTGGGAAAGATGCCGTCGTGGTCTACTAGAGCcaaagatgatggtgggaagaAGGCCGAGCCAGTAAaggagaaagtgaaagtgagtcTTTCCTTCTCGTCAATGTTTAACTCTCCTGGGCCACGGTCGAGCTAATACTTCTCGTATAGAATGTCGGAACAAGCACTAAGAGCAAACCTCAACGTACAGATGCAAAAACTTCGACCTCTCTCAGGGAGCTTGCCAAGACCTTGAGCAAAAGTGTGGctgagagaaggaggaaagatggtaCAGGTGGAATGAAGAACGATGAACGAAGACATGGTGAGTTTGATTGCCCCTTAGTATGAATTGAAAGGGTATTGAGCTCGTGGTTAATCGTTTACAGGTCATTATGGTTTACTCGACGCTATCACCCCCAAGCCTCCTCCGCAGGTCGAaggatcttcctccaattcacATAAGACTCCTTCCTCCAAATCAGGTTCTTTGTCATTCACCAACTCCGCTCCAGATTCACCAGCAAGTAAGAAACGAGGTgcgagaagagaaaagtcctccaagaagaaggagaaggacaAACAGAAAGAaccagaggaagaagatggtgaatgggatgaacaTGGATTTTGGAGAAGTAATCCCAAACCTCAACCGGTCCGGGAATCTCTTGCAGACGATCTTACTGAAACGGAGAAACggaaagcagaagaagaggttgatgaattggaagatacTCAAATCACTCCTGCgagtaaagggaaaggtaaagatctACCAacctcatctccttcaccaccacctaccaaGCTTCGAACGCCCGCTCTACAACACACGGCGATTAACCCTCGGATTGTCGACGATACTCCTTTACCACTTCCTCCCCCTCAATCTCGATTACATCGTTTGAAGGATCCTGACTTCCTATTCAGCCAGAATGCTAGGAAAGATATTTCTCACCAAGCCAAGAACCAAGCACAGAATACCAAAGAGAAAGCGAAAGAACCGCTTTTCTTGGCTGTTTCAATTTCACCCGATTCCGACCAAGAACCTCAccagagagaagaagatgatgaaacggaagaagaagtcgagTTGACCGAATCCCCCATTCAGCGACCGACTACCAGACGATCTCATGTCAGGTTGAATATcagcgatgatgaaggttcAATTCAGAGAAAGGGgatccctcctccatctttcCTAGCTGAAcgggagaggaagaagagggaagaggagatgcGAGCGCAAAAGGctagagagaagaagggcAAAATCAACCTGGGAGCTACTTAGTAAGCTCTCAATCGTTCTGTAGAGGAAATgatctgatatgatatttcaCATGTAGTTCCGATACATCCGTCTCCGAGTCCAACGATCGAGGTCTTGTGCTTGTTCCCGATAGTAACCCCGAGGGAGCCACACCAGCCGGTCACTTTGGAATCGAAATCACTCCATTCGTCAATAACTCCCCTTCTCAAAGCCGCAAGAACAAAAGTAGATCCTCTCGCAAAAGCAAGACTTACGGTAAAGGAAGATCACATGCATACCAGCATGGTAATCCCCTCCCTCATGCCACATCCCAAAGACTTACCCTCACTCCACCTCCCGCCCCTGTGATATCTTCCTACAGGGGTGCTAAGAGAAAGGGGTCTACAAGCATCTGGCGCGATTCGTCCTCTTCGACATCACCGGAGCCAGATGCTGTAGACGGCTTTGATCAAGGTCatgatatgggatatgataCTGAACCGCCTCGACCTGGTAATAAGCGAAAGAGATGGACTAGAAATGGGCCACCTCCTGGTGAGCGGCTGCTTGGCTTGTTTggcgaagatgaagatcaaccACCTCGATATCGACAAAAGAGAGGGCGAACTCCTAGATATCCTGTTACAACAGTTTTCAAGTGGCCTGAATCCGATGAAGCAGAAAATGAAGATCAGGCTGAATATGATCCTGACACTGctagaagaaggaagaaaagaaggaagagggagatcgagaagaggcatagggtgatgatgagacatGAACCGAGATTACAGTTGACAAGAAGTGGTTCTTGCCGGGCTAGGATCAAAAAGTAAGCTGAGATTCCCGCATAGTTCATACTAGCTTTCTGATTCAGATGGAAACTGCAGCTATGTCGGCAAAATTGGTCAAACCTTGACATTACCCAAGAAACCTCTTCACGCCTCCAAAGCTGTCCGTGGCAGGAGCTACAAGCGAATGCAAGGCGTACCAAAGCACGCCTGTAAAACTATGCCAACCATCTCTTATTACGAATACGTGGCGAGATATCGAAGATCACCGATCTCTGCCAGCTCGGCCAGTCGACCTTCGGGAGGCAGAGTGAATGAATTGATCTCCGCAGGAAGGAGAGCAAGGTTCGAGATGGGTATTCGCAAACAACGACCGATCACTAGAGAGATTACCCCTAAGCTTCCATTGGTACCATTGGTTCCGAGTCAAGAGGATCCTCAAATAGAGGATGAGATAGTTGTTGAACCGTCTCAAAGACCattcagaagaagaggatctTCTCTTGGTCAACCGCTCGTTCCTAAGAATGTACCAAGGCTAAAATTCACCAAGAATCAACCTCTCTCAACATCGAATCGACCTCAGCCCAGTGAAGATCTCTCAGAACGTACTGAACCTGATGGAACATCGATATTGGGCCACCTCTTCACTATGCCTCCATCTAGACAAAATCCGAGAAGAGAAATGCCACAAGCTTTCAGAAAGTCTGCCACTCCGCTGATTCCTTTCGAAGATATGATACTTAGCGATGATACTCCCGAAACTTCTAGGAGGAATCCCCAGAATTACTATGAATCAGAAGATCCTATCCAGCCGTGGCCACCTCAAGATTCGCAATTGGAAATAATCGGTTCCTATTCTGGTCGAACCCTTGAAATGTTTGGCGATTCTCCCGTTCTTCCATCACCACCTGAGAGATTATCGGAGACATTCAGGAGGCTTGATGGGATGTACGAACAGGACATGAGCACACACGTCGCTCGGCCAATGGTCCAAGAGGATATCACTCAGCCTGAACATGTTCAACGGGAAGTCACGCCTCTTCAGCATCGACCCGAAGTAATAGCGTCACCTATTCACCAGGCTGCTCAGCTCGAAGGCGAGAATGGTACCGATAAGGGAGATTTgcctgaagatgatatggattggGCTGAGATCGGAAAACAAATCACACCGTCACAATGGACAGGGCTTGACGTGCATCTCGCTCgagtagaggaagagataaaaGCTCGAAAAAGTAGTAAATCTCGAGAGGCAAGTGAGAAAGTGGAATTTGCGAACTTTTCTCGTCAAGCCTCTCAAACGGCAGTCAATCCACCAGAGACCGGAGAAGGTTTGGTTGTTCCGGTACCTTCAATTGCTCGATCTCCTATTAGAGCACCTTCATCACAACCATCCGGTCGTTCGGAGCCAGCTCGAAAGATGACAGGTATGGAGGTAACTCAACATCTCCTAcaacttccacttgatccaTCCATCGCTCAAAACATCAATAAGACTTTTGTCACTGGTTCTGGTCGAGGAAGTTCCGCCGATCGACCTTCCGGATCAACCAGTACTAGTCggaaagcaagaagaaaagaacGAGCTAAGAGAGTTCACGATAAGAGGTCGAAAGacaagaaaagggagaaggaaaagcaGGCTTTACTCAACTTTGACAAACCCCGCTCAATCACCTCTAGGCAGGTCTTTACTGAAGTACATCCGTCTTCAGAtactgaagaagaggaagagattgaagaagttgaaccttctcatcaaattTCTAAACCCCCGATCAAAAGAAAGCAAACCTTAAGCGAGGCGTATAGAAacattcatcctcctccttcacctcctcgaCTGAAAACTCGTGCGTCGGCACCATCAAGATTCTGTCTGGGAAACACACCCGTAGTGAAGAATTTTAAAGATGCCAAGCAACCTAGTGCGAAAGCTTTGAGTGACAGGAATAGAAGATTGTCTCAAGAAGCCCTTGGTAGAGGTAAGCTCTATTCTGCGCgttatcattctcatactCATGACTTAGCTGACATCGAGGACAATAGTCTTCAGACCGCCTATACGAGGGACTAATTCATTCGGTACTCGTAATTCCAGCACCGATATCACTGGGGGTGTTGGTGCCACATACGAACCTACCGAGGTATCTCATACCAATACTCAAGGTAATATCACGAGACAACCCTCAACAAACAGTATAAGGGATACCAACGATTCACAACCTTATATCAATGCTTGGAGAACTGAAATTGAAGGTACAGAAACCCCCGTTGGAAGAGGTAGGAACCAAGGTGGGAATCCTTTcgaagaggatttgagagTGTTCGAACATTCTCCTCCTGAACCTTCGTTGAATGAGCGATCGGGTCAAGAGAGGGGAAGGCAGGGGAAGAGGTATTTATCAGCTGAGAATTGGGTGGGCTCGCAGGGGTAGTCATAGTCAGATGTCCCATGCGAAGACGAAAGGAGATAAAAACTGTATCAGATATTGTCGAATTCAAACGGTAACTGTACTGTGATACTGCCAAAAATCGTGTTCAAGTTGTATATATGAGATATAGTAGATTTGTGTGAGAAGTATAACAGAGTATGGACGTTGTATATAGGATATACTGTAAGAGTTGTGCATAATAACCCAATCATGTGATATAGAATACACTGTTAGAGTTGTATATACATTAAATCATCatgcatcctcatcatcaagtCACCATAATCCAGTACAAATCACCCAATATTGCCTTATTATCTACAGTACGCGAACATGACAGAAAAAGGCCTTCACAATGTTTTTGAATAAGGACGACTTGAAACACTGAAaagtacatacatacagaaTTGGACTTAGTACAGTCTTTTACGTCTCGGTAGGATCAGCTTTCCATCCCCTCTCAACACCTTCAAGCTGTTTCATTTTGATCCATTCATATACCACACTGAAATCTTTAGTCGACCATTCACCTTTTCCCTCCCTACATACAGCTTCGTATATACTCTTAGCAGCCCATGTCATAGGTATGGGTAAATCTAATGCAGCAGCTGATTCGAGAGCTAGTCCTGCATCCTACAATCAACAAACAGATTTCCATCAATAAGCTCGATACTCCTTTATTGCAAGGGTGCTTGATCTAGCTATCACCCAGTGTATCTCACAGATAAATGTATAGCAAAGACGATCGCGATTGAACATACCTTTAGCATCAAGCGAGTTTGGAACCCTCCGTCATATCCCCTTTCTCCCGGCGATCCAGGTATTTCTTTCAATGGAGTATTCACCCTAGATGACCACGATTGGCCTGTTCGTAATGTCTATTGTGAGCTATTCCCAACGAACATATATCCATATAAGatcttacctgaagatgtGTTGATGACATTATGTAATAAAATCGGATCTATACCTAGACTATTACCTAGTGCTAATCCTTCGGCAAGAGCAATTTGATTAATGGCTAATATCAAACTGTATATGTGATGGTCAATGAGTCAGATACAGTTTTAACCCTGCCGtgggaaggaaagaacaaTGTAACTGACTTATTGCAGACCTTGATTCCTACacctttcccattctcacCACAATATACTATCCTATCTTTTCCCGCCATAGTTTGTAACAAAGGTAATGCCAATTCGGTAGCTTCATTCGAGGAGGATCCAAACATGATTGTCAATCCGCCTTTCTTTGCTGCTACCGTACCACCTGAAACAGGCGCATCTAACATTACTACTTTCCCGCTTGTCGATTCGTGGATGTTTTTGGCAATATTAGCGGCTGAAACAGGAGAGAGTGTCGTACAATCTATCAAGAGGGTGTGAGGGGATGATTCCCGctgagaagaggtggtagggctgatggtggttgatgagTCTAGGGGTGGTACAACAGAGGACGAAGTGGATGGTCCAGGTGAGATCGtggtagaagatgaaagttgCTCGACTCCTTCGTTTTTATCCGAGGAAGGGAGAGGCGTAAGAGGAGGCTCGTCCTTTGGTAATGTCTGGAGTCCAGATAAAATACCGTTGGTCGAGTCGAGATAGACGCTTTCCACTTGTGGGGTGGAAGGTAACATCGTAAGTATCCTAGAAGCCATCTTGGACATTCTGATAAG from Kwoniella europaea PYCC6329 chromosome 2, complete sequence encodes:
- a CDS encoding argininosuccinate lyase, coding for MSSEQDFTKRKLWGGRFTGSTDPLMHEFNQSLKYDKRMYAADVKGSIAFSKALLKAGIVNEKEQKEIERGLKIVEGEWAEGKFAIQPDDEDIHTANERRLSEIIGKDIGGKLHTGRSRNDQVATDMRIWLMDESAQVEQYLKDLLNVMVSRAEKEVDAIMPGYTHLQRAQPVRWSHLLLSHAQSFLSDLDRLRQLQPRISVLPLGSAALAGNPYSLDRELLRKELGFQSIGENSMHAVADRDFIVEWLQWASLLQIHMSRMAEDLIIYSSAEFGFVQLSDAYSTGSSIMPQKKNPDSLELLRGKAGRTFGQMAGFMMSLKGVPSTYNKDLQEDKEPLFDAVDTISAALRIAEGVIATLTINPTKMSQALTMDMLATDIADYLVRKGVPFRETHHISGRSVALAEQQKIQISDLMMEQWKELSEHFTDDVMDVFDFENSVEKRNAIGGPARSMIKRQVDIARERIGK
- a CDS encoding amino-acid acetyltransferase, mitochondrial; this translates as MKAPIQSILTPVRNHALAGIRRKGKFSPSLIQRSLKHDSQGLTDIAAEDNDFILSILQASPSVRDSRSYLSSFAPPPSPTNDIPPPGSTSSETQPKEENQLVNSLLNPIIRRPALVKIQGPFTDAQLDSICRGMAYLQKLGLVSVIVVDRDDLPPNEPKDKFELQRQRAIVRHEVERVVHFLTRHRAIARPIFSTVARIHVVDQTDSKEKEKMKVVIEEEGLDHVRRAVQEGEIPVLLPVALDEGCKSTRIQSNKVLLALAKSMSNSTSTSTSTSTGNSNYDLTPLRLLIINKEGGIPSYARQGLPHLSINLSSEYTYINRTFQPEWRETHPTALANLNLANGCLEYMPKESSALIVSHRSPSSMIANLITNKPKHSASLPHSLLQGITRDTPTIIRKGLPVRVLRSMEEVNIPKLTNLLETSFKKKLNHDQFYGRLKNDLDFVIVVGDYAGAAIVTMEGRDDLEMNREPICYLDKFAVNPLHQGDGTVDFLWVALRDETYGLGLLDASNPSIGSLRGVGTGKDLVWRSRSDNPINKWYFERSNGFKTTNDGKWKVFWCDAEQRLKSLWREREFGGGRLVKVVEDEEKERVEWWEDKIGKIPSAWK
- a CDS encoding ubiquitin-like protein-NEDD8-like protein RUB3, with translation MIVKVKTLTGKEVDIDVQPDMTINKVKERVEEKAGIPPVQQRLIFGGKAMADDKAIQDYKINAGAVIHLVLALRGGR